One part of the Sphingobacterium sp. LZ7M1 genome encodes these proteins:
- a CDS encoding phosphotransferase enzyme family protein yields the protein MSTKKTENSIRSAEKFKLEGEIIDSVPFGSGHINDTFKITTNSQQNNLYLLQRINHHIFQDVEGLMNNIESVCEHLKKKLAHLGEKEVLKRTMTIVPTIDEKNYYQEENGDYWRVFHLIPDTRSYDILETQEQAYSGGLAFGQFQKQLSDLDPKTIVEILPNFHNIEFRLNNLREAIEKNPAKRVEKIQDLLDYIFEREEKMRTILELGRSNQLPLRITHNDTKFNNVLLDKDDNVQCVIDLDTVMPGYVAYDFGDAIRTIINSAAEDEADVSKIVLNIPLFQSFTAGYLSEAKEFLTETEVDSLIPAVHLLPYMQAVRFLTDYINGDTYYKIAYPEHNLVRTKAQLKLVHELEENNDKLTSILAENLMSN from the coding sequence ATGTCAACCAAAAAAACTGAAAATAGCATTAGATCGGCGGAGAAATTTAAATTAGAAGGTGAAATCATTGATTCTGTACCTTTTGGGTCTGGTCATATCAATGATACCTTTAAGATAACAACCAATAGCCAACAAAATAACCTTTATTTATTGCAGCGCATTAACCATCATATTTTCCAAGACGTGGAAGGCCTGATGAATAATATTGAAAGTGTCTGTGAGCACCTCAAGAAAAAATTAGCACACTTAGGGGAAAAGGAAGTCTTGAAGAGAACAATGACTATTGTTCCTACCATAGATGAAAAAAACTACTATCAAGAGGAAAATGGTGATTATTGGCGCGTATTCCATTTGATTCCTGATACTAGGAGTTATGATATCTTGGAGACCCAAGAGCAGGCTTACTCTGGTGGATTGGCATTTGGACAATTCCAGAAACAATTGAGTGACCTGGATCCTAAAACCATAGTTGAAATACTTCCCAATTTCCACAACATCGAATTTAGATTGAATAACCTTCGCGAAGCAATTGAGAAAAATCCAGCAAAGCGTGTGGAGAAAATCCAGGATCTATTGGATTATATCTTTGAGCGCGAAGAAAAGATGAGGACGATCCTAGAATTAGGCCGTTCCAATCAATTGCCTTTGAGAATTACCCATAATGACACAAAATTCAACAATGTTTTGTTGGATAAGGACGATAACGTGCAATGTGTCATTGATTTGGATACGGTAATGCCAGGTTATGTAGCCTATGATTTTGGAGACGCCATCCGTACCATTATCAATTCAGCAGCAGAAGATGAAGCTGATGTATCAAAAATTGTCTTAAATATTCCATTGTTCCAATCATTTACGGCTGGATATCTATCAGAAGCTAAGGAGTTTTTGACCGAAACAGAAGTGGATTCTCTTATTCCTGCTGTTCATTTATTGCCCTATATGCAAGCAGTCAGGTTCTTGACCGATTATATCAATGGGGATACCTATTATAAAATCGCTTACCCAGAACATAACCTGGTAAGGACAAAAGCTCAATTGAAGCTTGTCCATGAACTTGAAGAAAACAATGATAAATTAACAAGTATATTAGCGGAGAATCTAATGTCTAACTAA
- a CDS encoding carbohydrate-binding family 9-like protein — protein sequence MKELIVKKIDLTGGELDYASLSKGLFGLDWNQIDQAPWQTEFPVNPEVRFQIAYDQESIYVHYHVQEEFVKAQYIRPNENIWEDSCVEFFVSFDDRKTYYNFEFNVLGAGLIGYGTSDKASRNRLTAEEILSVSTFTQVKNLQGDKTWDMILVIPISLFGKKADELGGTTVQANFYKCGDSLPNPHFVAWNDIDFPKPNFHLPAFFGEIKFQ from the coding sequence ATGAAGGAACTTATTGTTAAAAAAATCGATCTTACAGGCGGTGAATTAGATTACGCCAGCCTTTCAAAGGGACTGTTTGGATTAGATTGGAACCAAATAGACCAAGCACCTTGGCAAACTGAGTTTCCGGTAAACCCTGAAGTAAGATTTCAGATTGCCTATGATCAGGAGTCGATTTATGTCCATTATCATGTTCAGGAGGAATTTGTAAAAGCTCAATATATCCGTCCGAATGAAAATATTTGGGAAGATAGCTGTGTTGAGTTCTTTGTTTCATTTGATGATCGCAAGACCTATTATAATTTTGAATTTAATGTATTAGGCGCAGGTCTGATCGGTTATGGAACCTCGGATAAGGCATCCAGAAATAGATTGACAGCAGAGGAGATATTAAGTGTGAGTACCTTCACCCAAGTAAAGAACCTTCAAGGGGATAAGACTTGGGATATGATCTTGGTCATTCCGATTTCTTTATTTGGTAAAAAAGCGGATGAATTAGGGGGAACAACAGTTCAAGCAAATTTCTATAAATGTGGGGACAGTTTACCAAATCCTCATTTTGTAGCTTGGAATGACATCGATTTTCCAAAACCTAATTTTCATTTACCAGCATTCTTTGGTGAAATCAAGTTTCAATAA
- a CDS encoding hemolysin family protein, producing MVTEIVIILILIVLNGILSASEIAIVSSRKARLQAASSKNQGAKTALELKENPNNFLSTVQIGITLIGILTGFFSGGSISVYIAEQLNKIEALAPYSNQVSVLVVVLIITYLSLIIGELVPKRIGMAIPEKYASFIAVPMNVLSKIVKPFVWLLSISTEFIVKLFNIKVNQNAVTEEEIKALVDEGVDSGAIEGIEHDMVDRVLSLGDKKAINLMVHRSKITYLDIQDSFEENKACIIADEHTEYPVCDGNFDHVIGVVHVKTLLKEYLTSKEMDLAKLVTPIPFVNENTYAYNVLKTLKIGKVLQAVVVDEYGSPQGIITMTDIVASLVGGFDSPETEEKKTIRQREDGSFVIDGSFQLDDFIEMFNLDLTEEDEDEIGNLTTVAGLVFLLLDHIPEEGEKVMYKNLEFEVLDMDGHRIDKLSLIVKDPASDETANID from the coding sequence ATGGTCACGGAAATAGTAATTATTCTTATATTAATAGTTTTAAATGGTATCCTATCTGCTTCTGAAATAGCGATAGTATCCAGCAGAAAAGCAAGATTGCAAGCTGCAAGTTCTAAAAATCAAGGTGCCAAAACCGCCCTTGAATTAAAAGAAAACCCAAACAACTTCTTATCGACCGTACAGATCGGTATTACCTTAATCGGTATCTTGACTGGTTTTTTCTCCGGAGGTTCAATCTCAGTTTACATTGCAGAACAACTCAATAAAATAGAAGCCTTAGCGCCTTACAGTAATCAAGTTTCTGTTTTGGTCGTGGTATTGATTATCACCTACCTTTCCTTAATTATCGGTGAATTGGTTCCAAAACGAATCGGTATGGCTATTCCTGAAAAGTATGCTTCCTTTATTGCAGTTCCTATGAATGTACTGAGTAAGATCGTAAAACCATTTGTGTGGTTGCTGAGCATCTCTACTGAGTTTATCGTGAAGTTATTCAATATCAAGGTAAATCAGAATGCAGTGACCGAAGAAGAAATCAAGGCCTTGGTCGATGAAGGTGTGGATAGTGGAGCCATTGAAGGAATTGAACATGATATGGTGGATCGTGTATTGAGCCTAGGTGATAAAAAGGCAATAAACCTGATGGTGCACCGAAGCAAGATCACTTATTTGGATATCCAAGATAGTTTTGAAGAAAACAAAGCTTGCATTATCGCTGATGAGCATACCGAATATCCTGTCTGTGACGGTAATTTTGACCATGTCATTGGAGTGGTGCATGTTAAAACCCTATTGAAGGAATACTTAACCTCCAAGGAAATGGACCTGGCGAAACTGGTCACTCCTATCCCCTTTGTCAACGAGAACACATACGCCTATAATGTCCTGAAAACCTTGAAAATTGGCAAGGTTCTACAGGCTGTAGTTGTTGATGAATACGGTAGTCCTCAAGGGATCATTACCATGACTGATATTGTAGCCTCTCTAGTAGGTGGTTTCGACTCTCCTGAAACAGAAGAGAAGAAAACTATCAGACAGCGTGAAGATGGATCTTTTGTTATCGATGGTAGTTTCCAGCTGGATGATTTTATCGAAATGTTCAACTTGGATCTTACAGAGGAAGATGAAGATGAGATCGGTAATTTAACAACAGTGGCTGGATTGGTATTCTTATTATTGGATCATATACCTGAAGAAGGCGAAAAAGTGATGTACAAGAACCTAGAATTTGAAGTCTTGGACATGGATGGTCATAGGATCGATAAACTTAGTCTTATCGTCAAAGATCCTGCATCTGACGAAACAGCAAATATTGACTGA
- a CDS encoding ABC transporter permease, producing MSVIEQGSPRKKTKSVYVSTVISIALVLLMTGLLGLILVHAKNLSRYVKENIVLNVIVNDNVNEGDVLSLQKDLEKDPYVLRSEYVSKELAAKNLREDLGEDFVEYLGRNPLLPSIDVYMKEQYANSDSIQTFINKIGKNSRIKEVVYQESLIDMVNKNIRVISIVILAFTVILLIIAVALINNTIRLAIYSQRFLIKSMQLIGATKGFIRKPYILYGIAHGLIGALIAILLLILTLQFAQKQVPELVFLRDWFEFAMIFAIVLGLGILISGASTYFAVTKYLRAKSASLYR from the coding sequence ATGTCAGTGATCGAACAGGGTTCACCAAGGAAAAAAACTAAATCAGTATACGTATCTACAGTAATCAGTATTGCACTGGTTTTATTGATGACTGGTCTTTTGGGACTAATTCTAGTCCATGCTAAAAACTTATCTCGCTATGTAAAAGAGAACATCGTCTTGAACGTCATCGTCAATGATAATGTCAATGAAGGTGATGTGCTATCGCTACAAAAGGATCTTGAAAAAGACCCTTATGTTTTACGTTCGGAATATGTGAGCAAGGAACTCGCTGCAAAGAACCTTAGAGAGGATTTGGGTGAAGACTTTGTTGAATACTTAGGTAGAAACCCTTTGCTGCCATCTATTGATGTGTACATGAAGGAACAATACGCGAATAGCGATTCGATCCAGACCTTCATCAATAAGATTGGAAAAAACAGCCGCATTAAAGAGGTGGTTTACCAAGAGTCATTGATTGATATGGTCAACAAAAACATCCGTGTGATCAGTATCGTGATTCTTGCCTTTACCGTGATTCTTTTGATCATAGCCGTAGCTTTGATCAACAATACCATTCGACTAGCAATCTACTCTCAGCGTTTCTTGATCAAGAGTATGCAGTTGATCGGTGCTACGAAAGGGTTCATCCGCAAACCATATATATTATACGGGATTGCCCATGGATTGATCGGTGCCTTGATTGCTATCTTACTATTGATTCTAACCTTACAATTTGCTCAAAAACAAGTACCTGAATTGGTATTCTTACGCGATTGGTTTGAATTTGCAATGATTTTTGCCATCGTTTTAGGATTAGGTATCTTGATCTCTGGAGCAAGTACATACTTTGCCGTTACCAAATATTTACGTGCTAAATCAGCAAGTTTATATAGATAA
- a CDS encoding undecaprenyl-diphosphate phosphatase: MSYLEAIILAIVEGLTEYLPISSTAHMGFTAALMGMEESEYLKMFQVSIQFGAILSIVVLYWKRFFDFKNLKFYYKLAIAVIPALVLGKLLDDKIEAVLGNQIAISTVLVLGGVVLLFVDKWFKNPKITDEKEIPVKKAFIIGIWQCLAMMPGTSRSAASIIGGLTQGLDRKAAAEFSFFLAVPTMLAVTVYSIFVKTWAEGTEHAAKGYEMIMASNENIMIFIIGNIVAFIVAMIAVKTFISVLTKYGFKFWGWYRIVIGIALLVFFYTQG, encoded by the coding sequence ATGAGTTATTTAGAAGCAATTATCCTCGCTATCGTCGAGGGTTTAACAGAGTACCTTCCTATTTCTTCTACTGCTCACATGGGCTTTACGGCCGCATTGATGGGTATGGAAGAAAGCGAATACCTAAAGATGTTCCAAGTTTCTATTCAGTTTGGAGCTATCCTTTCCATTGTTGTCCTTTATTGGAAAAGATTCTTTGATTTCAAAAACCTTAAATTTTACTACAAATTAGCCATTGCCGTTATTCCAGCCCTAGTATTGGGTAAATTATTGGATGATAAGATTGAGGCGGTGTTAGGAAACCAGATTGCCATTTCAACCGTATTGGTTTTAGGTGGTGTGGTCCTATTGTTTGTGGACAAATGGTTTAAGAATCCAAAGATTACCGATGAGAAGGAAATTCCGGTAAAGAAAGCCTTTATTATTGGTATTTGGCAATGTTTGGCGATGATGCCAGGAACTTCACGATCTGCAGCATCCATCATCGGTGGTTTGACCCAAGGACTGGACCGTAAAGCAGCTGCTGAGTTTTCATTCTTTTTGGCCGTACCTACGATGCTTGCCGTAACTGTCTACTCCATTTTCGTCAAAACATGGGCTGAAGGAACAGAACATGCGGCAAAAGGTTATGAGATGATCATGGCCAGCAATGAAAACATCATGATTTTTATCATCGGGAATATCGTTGCGTTTATCGTTGCCATGATTGCCGTAAAAACTTTCATCAGCGTACTAACAAAATATGGCTTCAAATTCTGGGGCTGGTATAGAATTGTTATCGGTATAGCCCTGTTGGTGTTTTTTTATACGCAAGGATAG
- a CDS encoding glycoside hydrolase family 25 protein, translating to MTKKRKTVKKKVVSEREINRNLLFWSIAIPCLIVIGIFAWQHRAGLSYLMVKWFEKDKMIAEDNSKYDIRNVELMRRHDDKIFGIDVSQYQGDISWDEVLTINGEFPVDFIYIRATMGEKAKDSKFRSNWKAVKKRNKLRGAYHYFRPNENSVKQANNFIKTVELEPGDLPPVLDIEEMPRNQSMDSLKTGLKRWLVQVEKHYKIKPVLYSGDKYFADFLEKEFADYTLWIANYNFWVEKPKKHWNFWQFSEKGTVKGIKGPVDLNLFSGDIEDLEKLSLE from the coding sequence ATGACAAAAAAGCGCAAAACGGTCAAGAAAAAAGTTGTCTCCGAAAGAGAAATTAACCGTAATCTACTTTTTTGGAGTATTGCCATTCCATGCCTGATCGTCATAGGTATTTTTGCTTGGCAGCACCGTGCGGGTCTATCTTACCTGATGGTCAAATGGTTTGAGAAGGACAAGATGATCGCTGAGGATAATAGCAAATATGATATCCGAAATGTCGAATTGATGCGTAGGCACGATGATAAAATCTTCGGAATCGATGTTTCGCAGTATCAAGGTGATATTTCCTGGGACGAGGTCTTAACGATCAATGGGGAATTCCCGGTAGATTTCATATATATCCGTGCTACCATGGGAGAAAAAGCAAAGGACAGCAAATTCAGATCCAATTGGAAAGCGGTCAAGAAAAGAAATAAACTCAGGGGGGCTTACCATTATTTCCGACCAAACGAAAATTCTGTTAAGCAGGCTAATAACTTTATCAAAACTGTGGAGCTTGAACCTGGAGACTTACCTCCGGTATTGGATATCGAAGAAATGCCTAGGAACCAGTCCATGGACAGTTTAAAGACTGGCTTAAAGAGATGGCTGGTCCAAGTTGAAAAACATTATAAAATAAAACCCGTTTTATACTCAGGAGACAAATATTTTGCTGACTTCCTGGAAAAAGAATTTGCAGACTATACCCTTTGGATTGCTAACTATAACTTTTGGGTAGAGAAGCCCAAGAAACACTGGAATTTCTGGCAATTCTCAGAGAAAGGCACTGTGAAGGGAATTAAAGGACCAGTGGACCTCAATCTATTCAGTGGCGATATTGAAGATCTAGAAAAATTGAGCTTAGAATAA
- a CDS encoding bestrophin family protein, translating to MIVYNPKDWFKTISYLHNSKIFKRLLPYLIISVLVSWALAYWELEYLKLSDRTWMKNITTVHNLLGFVLSLLLVFRTNTAYDRWWEARKQWGALTNTSRTLAIKLNAFLAPDDKVNRSFYKKSIALFAETLFSYLRSDYTKFMLDENEHPELQDLDEKKHGPNQVAALIYKKTNKIYKEGILTGDQLIVLNKELTSLTDVTGACERIKNTPIPLGYSAFIKTFIVLYTATLPIGLVFSMGYFVVAAVPFIFYVLATLEMIGESIEDPFGADSDDLPIDKIAANIKKHCNEILLG from the coding sequence ATGATTGTTTACAACCCCAAAGACTGGTTTAAAACCATTTCCTACCTTCATAACAGTAAAATTTTCAAGAGACTTCTTCCCTATCTTATTATTTCTGTTTTGGTATCCTGGGCTCTAGCATATTGGGAGTTGGAATACCTGAAATTGTCCGATAGGACTTGGATGAAAAACATTACCACGGTCCATAATCTATTGGGCTTTGTCCTTTCCTTATTATTGGTTTTTAGAACAAATACTGCCTATGACCGTTGGTGGGAAGCCAGGAAACAATGGGGCGCCCTAACCAACACTAGCAGAACGCTTGCCATTAAGCTTAATGCCTTTTTAGCACCGGATGACAAGGTAAACCGAAGTTTCTATAAAAAGTCGATTGCTCTTTTTGCAGAGACGCTCTTTAGCTATTTAAGGTCTGACTATACCAAATTTATGCTGGATGAGAATGAACATCCTGAATTACAGGATCTTGATGAAAAGAAACATGGTCCCAACCAGGTAGCTGCCCTCATCTATAAAAAGACCAACAAGATCTATAAGGAAGGAATCCTTACAGGAGATCAACTTATTGTGCTGAATAAGGAATTGACATCTTTGACCGATGTGACCGGAGCCTGTGAAAGAATCAAGAACACACCTATCCCATTGGGTTATAGTGCATTCATAAAAACTTTTATTGTGTTGTATACAGCCACATTGCCCATTGGCCTGGTATTTTCAATGGGTTATTTTGTAGTAGCAGCTGTTCCATTTATATTTTATGTATTAGCTACGCTAGAAATGATTGGCGAATCCATCGAAGACCCATTTGGCGCAGATTCTGATGATCTACCGATCGATAAGATCGCAGCAAATATCAAAAAGCATTGCAATGAGATATTGTTGGGTTAA
- a CDS encoding DUF3098 domain-containing protein translates to MSQTKNVKGTPANASNAGFVFKKINYQLFVLSIVVVAIGFILMMGTEDIYSFTKITLAPIVVVAGFALGFVAILYKPKNKTNQE, encoded by the coding sequence ATGAGTCAAACTAAGAATGTAAAAGGAACTCCAGCAAATGCTTCAAATGCGGGGTTTGTATTTAAGAAAATAAACTATCAATTATTTGTTTTGAGTATCGTTGTGGTGGCCATTGGCTTCATCTTGATGATGGGTACAGAGGATATATACAGCTTTACCAAAATCACTTTGGCACCTATTGTTGTGGTTGCTGGTTTTGCATTAGGATTTGTAGCAATATTGTATAAACCTAAGAACAAAACAAACCAGGAATAA
- the trxA gene encoding thioredoxin, producing the protein MASFNDILQKNSLVLIDFSAAWCGPCQMLAPILKEVKDEMGEKLSIIKIDIDKNQAVASKFHVQGVPTLILYKDGNQVWRQSGLQPKHELLKIINSFS; encoded by the coding sequence ATGGCATCATTTAACGATATACTTCAAAAAAATTCTTTGGTCTTGATCGACTTCTCAGCAGCTTGGTGTGGACCATGTCAAATGTTGGCACCAATCTTAAAAGAAGTTAAAGATGAAATGGGAGAGAAGCTCTCGATCATTAAGATAGACATCGACAAGAACCAAGCAGTAGCGAGCAAATTCCATGTTCAAGGTGTTCCAACCTTAATCCTATATAAGGATGGAAATCAGGTATGGCGTCAAAGTGGATTACAGCCGAAACATGAACTTCTGAAAATTATTAATTCCTTTTCTTAA
- the truB gene encoding tRNA pseudouridine(55) synthase TruB produces the protein MSENIEGQAKPKFAFAEGEVLLIDKPLTWTSFDVVGKLRNSIKPMKVKVGHAGTLDPLATGLLIVCTGKMTKQIDGFQAEDKEYTGSITLGATTPSYDLETEIDQTFDYSFLKDEDILNTAASFVGVQDQFPPAHSAIKIGGERVYEKARRGEEVELKARRVEIMEFDVEKIELPKVYFRIKCSKGTYIRSIAHDFGKKLNCGGHLSSLRRTKSGDFDVKDAWELTELINQVRELKNQTV, from the coding sequence ATGAGCGAAAATATAGAAGGACAAGCTAAGCCAAAATTTGCTTTTGCGGAGGGTGAAGTGTTATTAATCGATAAGCCATTAACGTGGACTAGTTTTGATGTCGTTGGTAAATTGCGCAACAGCATTAAACCGATGAAGGTTAAAGTTGGACACGCTGGTACCTTAGACCCTTTAGCAACCGGACTGCTGATCGTTTGTACTGGTAAGATGACCAAGCAAATCGATGGGTTCCAAGCTGAAGACAAAGAATATACTGGAAGCATAACCTTAGGAGCTACCACTCCTTCATATGACCTAGAAACTGAAATTGACCAAACTTTTGACTATTCTTTCTTGAAGGATGAAGATATCTTGAATACAGCAGCTTCTTTTGTTGGTGTCCAAGATCAGTTCCCTCCTGCCCACTCTGCTATTAAAATTGGGGGAGAGCGTGTGTATGAGAAAGCAAGACGTGGTGAAGAGGTCGAGTTAAAGGCAAGAAGGGTTGAAATCATGGAATTTGATGTTGAAAAGATCGAATTGCCAAAGGTTTACTTCCGGATTAAATGCAGTAAAGGAACTTATATCCGTTCCATCGCCCATGACTTCGGCAAAAAACTGAATTGTGGCGGACATCTATCTTCTTTGAGAAGGACAAAATCGGGCGACTTTGATGTCAAAGACGCCTGGGAATTAACTGAATTAATTAATCAAGTAAGGGAGTTAAAGAACCAAACGGTTTAA
- the leuS gene encoding leucine--tRNA ligase gives MEYNHQSIEQKWQKFWADNQTFKTSESTEKPKYYVLDMFPYPSGAGLHVGHPLGYIASDIFSRYKRLKGFNVLHPMGYDSFGLPAEQYAIQTGQHPAITTEANINRYREQLDNIGFSYDWSREVRTSEPDYYRWTQWIFMQLFDAWYNKESDKAESISTLIQKFETSGSEGIKAESDEDVLTFTADEWKAFSETEKQTELLKYRLAFLRESTVNWCPALGTVLANDEVINGLSERGGFPVEQKKMMQWSMRITAYADRLLRGLDTIDWPEPLVEMQRNWIGKSVGASVKFPVPQLNDNIEVFTTRVDTIFGVSFVVLAPEHELVSALTTEAQKAEIESYIDKTSKKSELDRLADTKTVSGAFTGSYAKHPLTGEDVQIWIADYVLAGYGTGAVMAVPSGDQRDYLFAKHFNLPIIPISDSQDISEAADPNKDGKYINSDFINGMSYQEAVPALIEKLEAIKLGKAKINFRMRDAIFGRQRYWGEPVPVYFKDGLPYLIKEEELPLLLPEVDKYLPTETGEPPLGRAEGWKYQDQYEYELSTMPGWAGSSWYWFRYMDPKNEQDFASKEAVNYWKAVDLYIGGSEHATGHLLYSRFWNKFLKDIGYHNEEEPFKKLINQGMIQGRSNFVYRVLDADGKGTNQFVSLGLKDQYTVNPLHVDVNIVHNDVLDLEKFKQSRPDYNDAEFILENGKYICGTEVEKMSKSKFNVVNPDDIIEQYGADTLRLYEMFLGPLEQAKPWNTNGIEGVYKFLRKVWRLFHDAEGNFNVSDEEPTKAEYKALHKIIKKVEEDIERFSFNTSVSAFMICVNELTDLKTNKRKILQDLLIVLEPYAPHITEELWSKLGNEAGSISYANYPVFNPEYLVESEFAYPVSINGKMKMNLPLALDLDQQAVEGILKENADVQKLLDGKAVKKVIFVKGKIINIVV, from the coding sequence ATGGAGTATAACCATCAATCTATCGAGCAAAAATGGCAAAAGTTTTGGGCTGATAACCAGACCTTCAAGACTTCTGAATCTACTGAAAAACCAAAATACTATGTTTTGGACATGTTTCCTTATCCTTCTGGTGCTGGGCTGCATGTTGGTCACCCGCTCGGCTATATTGCTTCCGACATCTTTTCACGCTACAAGAGATTAAAAGGCTTCAATGTATTGCACCCCATGGGTTATGACTCTTTTGGTCTGCCAGCTGAACAATATGCCATCCAAACTGGACAGCATCCAGCTATCACCACTGAAGCGAATATCAACCGCTATAGAGAGCAGTTAGATAACATTGGTTTCTCCTATGACTGGTCTCGTGAGGTCCGTACCTCTGAGCCCGATTATTACCGTTGGACCCAATGGATCTTTATGCAGCTATTCGATGCATGGTATAATAAGGAGTCCGATAAGGCTGAGTCGATCTCTACCTTAATCCAAAAATTTGAGACATCAGGTTCCGAAGGCATCAAAGCCGAATCTGACGAAGATGTATTGACCTTCACAGCGGATGAATGGAAGGCATTCTCCGAAACAGAAAAACAAACTGAACTATTAAAATATAGACTGGCTTTCTTGAGAGAGAGTACAGTGAACTGGTGCCCTGCGTTAGGAACGGTATTGGCAAACGATGAGGTAATCAACGGTTTGTCAGAACGTGGTGGATTCCCAGTGGAACAAAAGAAAATGATGCAATGGTCAATGCGTATCACTGCTTATGCAGACCGTCTATTAAGAGGGTTGGATACCATCGATTGGCCAGAACCTTTGGTAGAGATGCAGCGCAACTGGATCGGTAAATCAGTAGGTGCAAGTGTCAAATTTCCTGTTCCTCAATTAAATGATAATATCGAAGTATTTACCACCCGTGTCGATACTATTTTCGGTGTTAGCTTTGTGGTTTTAGCTCCAGAACATGAATTAGTTTCTGCTTTAACTACGGAGGCTCAAAAAGCTGAAATCGAATCTTATATCGATAAGACTTCCAAGAAATCCGAATTGGATCGTCTGGCGGATACCAAGACCGTTTCCGGAGCATTTACAGGCTCATATGCCAAACATCCGTTGACTGGAGAAGATGTACAGATCTGGATTGCTGATTATGTTTTGGCTGGATATGGGACAGGAGCCGTTATGGCCGTACCTTCAGGTGATCAACGTGATTATCTATTCGCTAAGCATTTTAACCTTCCTATCATTCCGATCTCTGATTCACAGGATATCTCTGAAGCAGCAGATCCCAATAAGGATGGAAAATATATCAATTCAGATTTCATCAATGGAATGAGCTATCAGGAAGCTGTTCCAGCATTGATCGAAAAATTGGAGGCCATCAAATTAGGCAAGGCAAAAATCAACTTCCGTATGCGCGATGCCATCTTCGGCAGACAAAGATACTGGGGAGAACCAGTTCCTGTCTATTTCAAGGATGGATTACCTTATTTGATCAAAGAGGAAGAATTACCTTTATTACTTCCTGAGGTAGATAAATACCTTCCAACTGAAACCGGTGAGCCGCCTTTGGGTCGTGCAGAAGGATGGAAATACCAAGACCAATACGAGTATGAATTGAGTACCATGCCAGGATGGGCAGGCTCTTCATGGTATTGGTTCCGCTATATGGATCCTAAAAACGAACAGGATTTTGCTTCTAAAGAAGCAGTGAATTACTGGAAAGCAGTAGATCTATACATTGGTGGTTCTGAGCATGCTACAGGTCACTTGCTATACTCACGCTTCTGGAACAAGTTCCTGAAAGATATCGGTTATCACAACGAAGAAGAACCGTTCAAGAAATTGATCAACCAAGGTATGATCCAAGGAAGATCCAATTTTGTTTATCGTGTATTGGATGCTGATGGAAAAGGAACCAATCAATTTGTTTCCTTAGGATTGAAAGATCAATATACCGTGAATCCATTACATGTGGATGTAAATATTGTACATAACGATGTTCTAGACCTGGAGAAATTCAAACAGTCTAGACCTGATTATAATGATGCGGAATTCATTTTAGAAAACGGTAAATATATCTGCGGAACAGAAGTTGAAAAGATGTCAAAATCTAAATTCAACGTGGTCAACCCTGATGATATCATCGAACAATATGGCGCCGATACGCTTCGCCTATATGAAATGTTCTTAGGTCCTTTGGAACAGGCAAAGCCTTGGAACACAAATGGTATTGAAGGTGTATATAAATTCTTACGTAAGGTATGGCGCTTATTCCATGACGCTGAAGGAAACTTCAATGTATCAGATGAAGAGCCAACAAAAGCGGAATACAAAGCATTACATAAGATCATCAAGAAAGTTGAAGAAGATATTGAGCGTTTCTCTTTCAATACTTCCGTATCGGCCTTTATGATCTGTGTAAATGAATTGACCGATCTTAAAACCAACAAGCGTAAGATCCTTCAAGATCTTTTGATCGTCCTAGAACCATATGCTCCACATATTACCGAAGAGCTATGGTCTAAACTAGGAAATGAAGCCGGCAGCATTTCTTATGCAAATTACCCAGTCTTCAATCCTGAATATTTGGTAGAAAGTGAATTTGCATACCCTGTTTCCATTAACGGAAAGATGAAAATGAACCTTCCTCTTGCTTTAGATCTTGATCAACAAGCAGTAGAGGGAATATTGAAAGAAAATGCAGATGTCCAAAAATTATTGGATGGCAAAGCTGTGAAAAAGGTGATTTTTGTAAAAGGAAAGATTATCAATATTGTGGTCTAA